From the Oleiharenicola lentus genome, one window contains:
- a CDS encoding tetratricopeptide repeat protein translates to MRDEDIPAWRATYLSLLPALPDARVAMPAAEAALLAGDPMERAAAARFFAGSAEAARLLTPLLTDPVRLVRLDAAWALSAALPPGSDIRHELDSYLALTLDQPAGRLRIGQDLANRGDLAGAEREIARAVDWDPYSAGIRESQGLVLAGLGRLTEAGNAFYRAAELAGRDRGAQLALRAGLAFAEGGRLKEAENGFRLALRLDQQAHRARYNLGLLLAQADRLSEAGAELAGAEANAPAESDYPFALATVLLRQGDRAGARAAAERTLRIDPAHAGAQQVLQATR, encoded by the coding sequence ATGCGCGACGAGGACATTCCGGCGTGGCGGGCGACCTATCTGTCGCTACTGCCCGCCCTGCCCGACGCCCGCGTCGCGATGCCGGCGGCGGAGGCGGCCTTGCTCGCGGGGGACCCGATGGAGCGCGCCGCCGCAGCCCGTTTCTTTGCCGGCAGCGCCGAGGCAGCACGTCTGCTCACGCCGTTGCTGACCGATCCAGTTAGGCTGGTGCGGCTCGATGCCGCCTGGGCTCTATCGGCGGCATTGCCACCCGGTTCGGACATTCGGCACGAGCTCGATTCCTATCTTGCGCTGACACTTGATCAACCCGCGGGCCGGCTGCGTATCGGGCAGGATCTGGCCAACCGGGGAGATCTGGCCGGCGCGGAGCGTGAAATTGCCCGGGCCGTTGACTGGGATCCGTATTCCGCCGGCATTCGCGAATCGCAGGGCCTGGTGCTGGCCGGGCTGGGCCGGCTCACGGAGGCGGGAAATGCATTTTATCGCGCTGCGGAACTGGCCGGCCGCGACCGGGGTGCGCAGCTGGCCTTGCGCGCGGGACTCGCCTTTGCCGAGGGGGGGCGGCTTAAGGAGGCCGAAAACGGATTCAGGTTGGCTTTACGCCTCGACCAGCAGGCCCACCGGGCCCGCTACAACCTCGGGCTGCTATTGGCTCAGGCCGATCGCTTGTCGGAAGCCGGAGCCGAACTGGCAGGGGCCGAGGCGAACGCGCCGGCCGAGTCCGACTATCCGTTTGCGTTGGCGACCGTGCTGCTGCGCCAGGGCGACCGTGCGGGAGCCCGCGCCGCGGCCGAGCGCACACTGCGGATCGATCCGGCGCATGCCGGAGCCCAACAGGTGCTACAG